From one Trifolium pratense cultivar HEN17-A07 linkage group LG1, ARS_RC_1.1, whole genome shotgun sequence genomic stretch:
- the LOC123918176 gene encoding 40S ribosomal protein S15-4-like isoform X1 has protein sequence MADVEPEVAAQGVPKKRTFKKFSFRGVDLDSLLDMKTDELVKLFSARARRRFQRGLTRKPMALIKKLRKAADVEPEVAAQGVPKKRTFKKFSFRGVDLDSLLDMKTDELVKLFSARARRRFQRGLTRKPMALIKKLRKAKREAPAGEKPEPVRTHLRNMIIVPKMIGSIIGVYNGKTFNQVEIKPEMIGHYLAEFSISYKPVKHGRPGIGATHSSRFIPLK, from the exons ATG GCCGATGTTGAACCTGAGGTAGCAGCACAAGGAGTGCCAAAGAAGCGTACATTCAAGAAGTTCAGTTTCCGTGGAGTTGATCTCGATTCTCTCTTGGATATGAAGACTGATGAACTCGTCAAGCTTTTCTCTGCTCGTGCCCGCAGAAG GTTTCAACGTGGTTTGACCCGTAAGCCTATGGCACTCATCAAGAAGCTCCGCAAGGCA GCCGATGTTGAACCTGAGGTAGCAGCACAAGGAGTGCCAAAGAAGCGTACATTCAAGAAGTTCAGTTTCCGTGGAGTTGATCTCGATTCTCTCTTGGATATGAAGACTGATGAACTCGTCAAGCTTTTCTCTGCTCGTGCCCGCAGAAG GTTTCAACGTGGTTTGACCCGTAAGCCTATGGCACTCATCAAGAAGCTCCGCAAGGCA AAACGTGAGGCACCAGCTGGTGAGAAGCCGGAACCTGTGAGGACTCACCTCCGTAACATGATCATCGTGCCTAAGATGATTGGTAGCATCATTGGTGTCTACAACGGAAAGACCTTCAATCAGGTTGAAATTAAGCCTGAAATGATTGGTCACTATTTGGCTGAATTCTCAATCTCTTACAAGCCTGTTAAGCATGGTAGACCTGGTATTGGTGCTACTCACTCCTCAAGGTTTATTCCTCTCAAGTGA
- the LOC123918176 gene encoding 40S ribosomal protein S15-4-like isoform X2 — translation MADVEPEVAAQGVPKKRTFKKFSFRGVDLDSLLDMKTDELVKLFSARARRRFQRGLTRKPMALIKNVEPEVAAQGVPKKRTFKKFSFRGVDLDSLLDMKTDELVKLFSARARRRFQRGLTRKPMALIKKLRKAKREAPAGEKPEPVRTHLRNMIIVPKMIGSIIGVYNGKTFNQVEIKPEMIGHYLAEFSISYKPVKHGRPGIGATHSSRFIPLK, via the exons ATG GCCGATGTTGAACCTGAGGTAGCAGCACAAGGAGTGCCAAAGAAGCGTACATTCAAGAAGTTCAGTTTCCGTGGAGTTGATCTCGATTCTCTCTTGGATATGAAGACTGATGAACTCGTCAAGCTTTTCTCTGCTCGTGCCCGCAGAAG GTTTCAACGTGGTTTGACCCGTAAGCCTATGGCACTCATCAAGA ATGTTGAACCTGAGGTAGCAGCACAAGGAGTGCCAAAGAAGCGTACATTCAAGAAGTTCAGTTTCCGTGGAGTTGATCTCGATTCTCTCTTGGATATGAAGACTGATGAACTCGTCAAGCTTTTCTCTGCTCGTGCCCGCAGAAG GTTTCAACGTGGTTTGACCCGTAAGCCTATGGCACTCATCAAGAAGCTCCGCAAGGCA AAACGTGAGGCACCAGCTGGTGAGAAGCCGGAACCTGTGAGGACTCACCTCCGTAACATGATCATCGTGCCTAAGATGATTGGTAGCATCATTGGTGTCTACAACGGAAAGACCTTCAATCAGGTTGAAATTAAGCCTGAAATGATTGGTCACTATTTGGCTGAATTCTCAATCTCTTACAAGCCTGTTAAGCATGGTAGACCTGGTATTGGTGCTACTCACTCCTCAAGGTTTATTCCTCTCAAGTGA
- the LOC123918176 gene encoding 40S ribosomal protein S15-4-like isoform X4, whose translation MADVEPEVAAQGVPKKRTFKKFSFRGVDLDSLLDMKTDELVKLFSARARRRFQRGLTRKPMALIKKLRKAKREAPAGEKPEPVRTHLRNMIIVPKMIGSIIGVYNGKTFNQVEIKPEMIGHYLAEFSISYKPVKHGRPGIGATHSSRFIPLK comes from the exons ATG GCCGATGTTGAACCTGAGGTAGCAGCACAAGGAGTGCCAAAGAAGCGTACATTCAAGAAGTTCAGTTTCCGTGGAGTTGATCTCGATTCTCTCTTGGATATGAAGACTGATGAACTCGTCAAGCTTTTCTCTGCTCGTGCCCGCAGAAG GTTTCAACGTGGTTTGACCCGTAAGCCTATGGCACTCATCAAGAAGCTCCGCAAGGCA AAACGTGAGGCACCAGCTGGTGAGAAGCCGGAACCTGTGAGGACTCACCTCCGTAACATGATCATCGTGCCTAAGATGATTGGTAGCATCATTGGTGTCTACAACGGAAAGACCTTCAATCAGGTTGAAATTAAGCCTGAAATGATTGGTCACTATTTGGCTGAATTCTCAATCTCTTACAAGCCTGTTAAGCATGGTAGACCTGGTATTGGTGCTACTCACTCCTCAAGGTTTATTCCTCTCAAGTGA
- the LOC123918208 gene encoding 40S ribosomal protein S15-4-like, producing MADVEPEVAAQGVPKKRTFKKFSFRGVDLDSLLDMKTDELVKLFSARARRRFQRGLTRKPMALVKKLRKAKREAPAGEKPEPVRTHLRNMIIVPEMIGSIIGVYNGKTFNQVEIKPEMIGHYLAEFSISYKPVKHGRPGIGATHSSRFIPLK from the exons ATG GCCGATGTTGAACCTGAGGTAGCAGCACAAGGAGTGCCAAAGAAGCGTACATTCAAGAAGTTCAGTTTCCGTGGAGTTGATCTCGATTCTCTCTTGGATATGAAGACTGATGAACTCGTCAAGCTTTTCTCTGCTCGTGCCCGCAGAAG GTTTCAACGTGGTTTGACCCGTAAGCCTATGGCACTCGTCAAGAAGCTCCGCAAGGCA AAACGTGAGGCACCAGCTGGTGAGAAGCCGGAACCTGTGAGGACTCACCTCCGTAACATGATCATCGTGCCTGAGATGATTGGTAGCATCATTGGTGTCTACAACGGAAAGACCTTCAATCAGGTTGAAATTAAGCCTGAAATGATTGGTCACTATTTGGCTGAATTCTCAATCTCTTACAAGCCTGTTAAGCATGGTAGACCTGGTATTGGTGCTACTCACTCCTCAAGGTTTATTCCTCTCAAGTGA
- the LOC123918140 gene encoding uncharacterized protein LOC123918140 isoform X1, producing the protein MALIKKLRKAADVEPEVAAQGVPKKRTFKKFSFRGVDLDSLLDMKTDELVKLFSARARRRFQRGLTRKPMALIKKLRKAADVEPEVAAQGVPKKRTFKKFSFRGVDLDSLLDMKTDELVKLFSSRARRRFQRGLTRKPMALIKKLRKAADVEPEVAAQGVPKKRTFKKFSFRGVDLDSLLDMKTDELVKLFSARARRRFQRGLTRKPMALIKKLRKAADVEPEVAAQGVPKKRTFKKFSFRGVDLDSLLDMKTDELVKLFSARARRRFQRGLTRKPMALVKKLRKAKREAPAGEKPEPVRTHLRNMIIVPEMIGSIIGVYNGKTFNQVEIKPEMIGHYLAEFSISYKPVKHGRPGIGATHSSRFIPLK; encoded by the exons ATGGCACTCATCAAGAAGCTCCGCAAGGCA GCCGATGTTGAACCTGAGGTAGCAGCACAAGGAGTGCCAAAGAAGCGTACATTCAAGAAGTTCAGTTTCCGTGGAGTTGATCTCGATTCTCTCTTGGATATGAAGACTGATGAACTCGTCAAGCTTTTCTCTGCTCGTGCCCGCAGAAG GTTTCAACGTGGTTTGACCCGTAAGCCTATGGCACTCATCAAGAAGCTCCGCAAGGCA GCCGATGTTGAACCTGAGGTAGCAGCACAAGGAGTGCCAAAGAAGCGTACATTCAAGAAGTTCAGTTTCCGTGGAGTTGATCTCGATTCTCTCTTGGATATGAAGACTGATGAACTCGTCAAGCTTTTCTCTTCTCGTGCCCGCAGAAG GTTTCAACGTGGTTTGACCCGTAAGCCTATGGCACTCATCAAGAAGCTCCGCAAGGCA GCCGATGTTGAACCTGAGGTAGCAGCACAAGGAGTGCCAAAGAAGCGTACATTCAAGAAGTTCAGTTTCCGTGGAGTTGATCTCGATTCTCTCTTGGATATGAAGACTGATGAACTCGTCAAGCTTTTCTCTGCTCGTGCCCGCAGAAG GTTTCAACGTGGTTTGACCCGTAAGCCTATGGCACTCATCAAGAAGCTCCGCAAGGCA GCCGATGTTGAACCTGAGGTAGCAGCACAAGGAGTGCCAAAGAAGCGTACATTCAAGAAGTTCAGTTTCCGTGGAGTTGATCTCGATTCTCTCTTGGATATGAAGACTGATGAACTCGTCAAGCTTTTCTCTGCTCGTGCCCGCAGAAG GTTTCAACGTGGTTTGACCCGTAAGCCTATGGCACTCGTCAAGAAGCTCCGCAAGGCA AAACGTGAGGCACCAGCTGGTGAGAAGCCGGAACCTGTGAGGACTCACCTCCGTAACATGATCATCGTGCCTGAGATGATTGGTAGCATCATTGGTGTCTACAACGGAAAGACCTTCAATCAGGTTGAAATTAAGCCTGAAATGATTGGTCACTATTTGGCTGAATTCTCAATCTCTTACAAGCCTGTTAAGCATGGTAGACCTGGTATTGGTGCTACTCACTCCTCAAGGTTTATTCCTCTCAAGTGA
- the LOC123918140 gene encoding uncharacterized protein LOC123918140 isoform X2, producing MADVEPEVAAQGVPKKRTFKKFSFRGVDLDSLLDMKTDELVKLFSARARRRFQRGLTRKPMALIKKLRKAADVEPEVAAQGVPKKRTFKKFSFRGVDLDSLLDMKTDELVKLFSSRARRRFQRGLTRKPMALIKKLRKAADVEPEVAAQGVPKKRTFKKFSFRGVDLDSLLDMKTDELVKLFSARARRRFQRGLTRKPMALIKKLRKAADVEPEVAAQGVPKKRTFKKFSFRGVDLDSLLDMKTDELVKLFSARARRRFQRGLTRKPMALVKKLRKAKREAPAGEKPEPVRTHLRNMIIVPEMIGSIIGVYNGKTFNQVEIKPEMIGHYLAEFSISYKPVKHGRPGIGATHSSRFIPLK from the exons ATG GCCGATGTTGAACCTGAGGTAGCAGCACAAGGAGTGCCAAAGAAGCGTACATTCAAGAAGTTCAGTTTCCGTGGAGTTGATCTCGATTCTCTCTTGGATATGAAGACTGATGAACTCGTCAAGCTTTTCTCTGCTCGTGCCCGCAGAAG GTTTCAACGTGGTTTGACCCGTAAGCCTATGGCACTCATCAAGAAGCTCCGCAAGGCA GCCGATGTTGAACCTGAGGTAGCAGCACAAGGAGTGCCAAAGAAGCGTACATTCAAGAAGTTCAGTTTCCGTGGAGTTGATCTCGATTCTCTCTTGGATATGAAGACTGATGAACTCGTCAAGCTTTTCTCTTCTCGTGCCCGCAGAAG GTTTCAACGTGGTTTGACCCGTAAGCCTATGGCACTCATCAAGAAGCTCCGCAAGGCA GCCGATGTTGAACCTGAGGTAGCAGCACAAGGAGTGCCAAAGAAGCGTACATTCAAGAAGTTCAGTTTCCGTGGAGTTGATCTCGATTCTCTCTTGGATATGAAGACTGATGAACTCGTCAAGCTTTTCTCTGCTCGTGCCCGCAGAAG GTTTCAACGTGGTTTGACCCGTAAGCCTATGGCACTCATCAAGAAGCTCCGCAAGGCA GCCGATGTTGAACCTGAGGTAGCAGCACAAGGAGTGCCAAAGAAGCGTACATTCAAGAAGTTCAGTTTCCGTGGAGTTGATCTCGATTCTCTCTTGGATATGAAGACTGATGAACTCGTCAAGCTTTTCTCTGCTCGTGCCCGCAGAAG GTTTCAACGTGGTTTGACCCGTAAGCCTATGGCACTCGTCAAGAAGCTCCGCAAGGCA AAACGTGAGGCACCAGCTGGTGAGAAGCCGGAACCTGTGAGGACTCACCTCCGTAACATGATCATCGTGCCTGAGATGATTGGTAGCATCATTGGTGTCTACAACGGAAAGACCTTCAATCAGGTTGAAATTAAGCCTGAAATGATTGGTCACTATTTGGCTGAATTCTCAATCTCTTACAAGCCTGTTAAGCATGGTAGACCTGGTATTGGTGCTACTCACTCCTCAAGGTTTATTCCTCTCAAGTGA
- the LOC123918140 gene encoding 40S ribosomal protein S15-4-like isoform X3 — MADVEPEVAAQGVPKKRTFKKFSFRGVDLDSLLDMKTDELVKLFSSRARRRFQRGLTRKPMALIKKLRKAADVEPEVAAQGVPKKRTFKKFSFRGVDLDSLLDMKTDELVKLFSARARRRFQRGLTRKPMALIKKLRKAADVEPEVAAQGVPKKRTFKKFSFRGVDLDSLLDMKTDELVKLFSARARRRFQRGLTRKPMALVKKLRKAKREAPAGEKPEPVRTHLRNMIIVPEMIGSIIGVYNGKTFNQVEIKPEMIGHYLAEFSISYKPVKHGRPGIGATHSSRFIPLK; from the exons ATG GCCGATGTTGAACCTGAGGTAGCAGCACAAGGAGTGCCAAAGAAGCGTACATTCAAGAAGTTCAGTTTCCGTGGAGTTGATCTCGATTCTCTCTTGGATATGAAGACTGATGAACTCGTCAAGCTTTTCTCTTCTCGTGCCCGCAGAAG GTTTCAACGTGGTTTGACCCGTAAGCCTATGGCACTCATCAAGAAGCTCCGCAAGGCA GCCGATGTTGAACCTGAGGTAGCAGCACAAGGAGTGCCAAAGAAGCGTACATTCAAGAAGTTCAGTTTCCGTGGAGTTGATCTCGATTCTCTCTTGGATATGAAGACTGATGAACTCGTCAAGCTTTTCTCTGCTCGTGCCCGCAGAAG GTTTCAACGTGGTTTGACCCGTAAGCCTATGGCACTCATCAAGAAGCTCCGCAAGGCA GCCGATGTTGAACCTGAGGTAGCAGCACAAGGAGTGCCAAAGAAGCGTACATTCAAGAAGTTCAGTTTCCGTGGAGTTGATCTCGATTCTCTCTTGGATATGAAGACTGATGAACTCGTCAAGCTTTTCTCTGCTCGTGCCCGCAGAAG GTTTCAACGTGGTTTGACCCGTAAGCCTATGGCACTCGTCAAGAAGCTCCGCAAGGCA AAACGTGAGGCACCAGCTGGTGAGAAGCCGGAACCTGTGAGGACTCACCTCCGTAACATGATCATCGTGCCTGAGATGATTGGTAGCATCATTGGTGTCTACAACGGAAAGACCTTCAATCAGGTTGAAATTAAGCCTGAAATGATTGGTCACTATTTGGCTGAATTCTCAATCTCTTACAAGCCTGTTAAGCATGGTAGACCTGGTATTGGTGCTACTCACTCCTCAAGGTTTATTCCTCTCAAGTGA
- the LOC123918140 gene encoding 40S ribosomal protein S15-4-like isoform X4, which produces MADVEPEVAAQGVPKKRTFKKFSFRGVDLDSLLDMKTDELVKLFSARARRRFQRGLTRKPMALIKKLRKAADVEPEVAAQGVPKKRTFKKFSFRGVDLDSLLDMKTDELVKLFSARARRRFQRGLTRKPMALVKKLRKAKREAPAGEKPEPVRTHLRNMIIVPEMIGSIIGVYNGKTFNQVEIKPEMIGHYLAEFSISYKPVKHGRPGIGATHSSRFIPLK; this is translated from the exons ATG GCCGATGTTGAACCTGAGGTAGCAGCACAAGGAGTGCCAAAGAAGCGTACATTCAAGAAGTTCAGTTTCCGTGGAGTTGATCTCGATTCTCTCTTGGATATGAAGACTGATGAACTCGTCAAGCTTTTCTCTGCTCGTGCCCGCAGAAG GTTTCAACGTGGTTTGACCCGTAAGCCTATGGCACTCATCAAGAAGCTCCGCAAGGCA GCCGATGTTGAACCTGAGGTAGCAGCACAAGGAGTGCCAAAGAAGCGTACATTCAAGAAGTTCAGTTTCCGTGGAGTTGATCTCGATTCTCTCTTGGATATGAAGACTGATGAACTCGTCAAGCTTTTCTCTGCTCGTGCCCGCAGAAG GTTTCAACGTGGTTTGACCCGTAAGCCTATGGCACTCGTCAAGAAGCTCCGCAAGGCA AAACGTGAGGCACCAGCTGGTGAGAAGCCGGAACCTGTGAGGACTCACCTCCGTAACATGATCATCGTGCCTGAGATGATTGGTAGCATCATTGGTGTCTACAACGGAAAGACCTTCAATCAGGTTGAAATTAAGCCTGAAATGATTGGTCACTATTTGGCTGAATTCTCAATCTCTTACAAGCCTGTTAAGCATGGTAGACCTGGTATTGGTGCTACTCACTCCTCAAGGTTTATTCCTCTCAAGTGA
- the LOC123918140 gene encoding 40S ribosomal protein S15-4-like isoform X5, translating into MADVEPEVAAQGVPKKRTFKKFSFRGVDLDSLLDMKTDELVKLFSARARRRFQRGLTRKPMALIKKLRKAKREAPAGEKPEPVRTHLRNMIIVPEMIGSIIGVYNGKTFNQVEIKPEMIGHYLAEFSISYKPVKHGRPGIGATHSSRFIPLK; encoded by the exons ATG GCCGATGTTGAACCTGAGGTAGCAGCACAAGGAGTGCCAAAGAAGCGTACATTCAAGAAGTTCAGTTTCCGTGGAGTTGATCTCGATTCTCTCTTGGATATGAAGACTGATGAACTCGTCAAGCTTTTCTCTGCTCGTGCCCGCAGAAG GTTTCAACGTGGTTTGACCCGTAAGCCTATGGCACTCATCAAGAAGCTCCGCAAGGCA AAACGTGAGGCACCAGCTGGTGAGAAGCCGGAACCTGTGAGGACTCACCTCCGTAACATGATCATCGTGCCTGAGATGATTGGTAGCATCATTGGTGTCTACAACGGAAAGACCTTCAATCAGGTTGAAATTAAGCCTGAAATGATTGGTCACTATTTGGCTGAATTCTCAATCTCTTACAAGCCTGTTAAGCATGGTAGACCTGGTATTGGTGCTACTCACTCCTCAAGGTTTATTCCTCTCAAGTGA
- the LOC123918232 gene encoding 40S ribosomal protein S15-4: protein MALIKKLRKAKREAPAGEKPEPVRTHLRNMIIVPEMIGSIIGVYNGKTFNQVEIKPEMIGHYLAEFSISYKPVKHGRPGIGATHSSRFIPLK, encoded by the exons ATGGCACTCATCAAGAAGCTCCGCAAGGCA AAACGTGAGGCACCAGCTGGTGAGAAGCCGGAACCTGTGAGGACTCACCTCCGTAACATGATCATCGTGCCTGAGATGATTGGTAGCATCATTGGTGTCTACAACGGAAAGACCTTCAATCAGGTTGAAATTAAGCCTGAAATGATTGGTCACTATTTGGCTGAATTCTCAATCTCTTACAAGCCTGTTAAGCATGGTAGACCTGGTATTGGTGCTACTCACTCCTCAAGGTTTATTCCTCTCAAGTGA